The DNA window GCAATCCTCTGGGACGGGTCGGGATTGTCGTAGCCGCCGAAGTTCTCCATCCACTTCGTGTCCCACGACGACTTGCAGTTCGGCGTGGGATTGTTCTGCGTCGGTTGCTCGCCGACCCAGAACACCGTGGCGCGGATGTTCTGACGCCATGGGTAAAGCTGGGTGCCCGTCTGTGCCATCGGGCGGGTCCGCTGGACCGGCTCGCGGCTTGTCGGAATCACCACACGCGGCAGATTGGCGGAACTCGAGGTCGTCTGGCCATGCGCTGACGGTGCGGCCGCGAGGGCGGCAGCCAGAGTCAGGAGCGGAATCGTCGCGCGCATAAGGTCTCAGAAACGGCGCAGGATGGTGTCCTTTTGGAACCGTTCGTCAATGCCCGGATAGTCTAGCGTATAATGCAAGCCCCGGGACTCCCGGCGCCGGATCGCGCAGTCCACGACCAGCGAGGCCACCGCGACCAGATTCCGGAGTTCGAGGATGTCGGCATTAACCCGGTGGCCCCAGTAGAAGTCGCGGACTTCCTTTTTCAGGTTCCGGAGCCGGGTTGCGGCACGACGCAGGCGGTTGTCGGTACGGACGATCGACACGTAGTCCCACATCAGCCGCCGGAGTTCGTCCCAATTGTGGTAAATCACGACAAGCTCATCCGGCGGGGCGGTGTCGCCGTGTGACCAATCCGGGATATCCGGGGCGTCCAGCGCGTGCTTCCCGGGGTCGTAATGGTGGAGAATCTGGTCGAGCGCCCTCCGAGCCATCACATTTCCCTCCAGCAGCGAGTTGGATGCCAGTCGGTTGGCGCCGTGGAGCCCGGTACATGCCGCTTCGCCGATGGCGTAGAGCCCCCGGATCGTGGACTTTCCGGCCACGTCGGTGACCACGCCGCCGCACTGGTAGTGGGCGGCCGGGACGACCGGAATCGGCTCCTTTTCAGCGTCCAAGCCGAAGGAGAGCAGCTTCTCGTGGATGAACGGGAAGTGCTCGTGGAAAAAGCCCGGCGGCTTGTGGGTGGCGTCGAGAAAGACACAAGGAGCGCCGGTCTTCTTGATCTCGCGGTCGATCGCGCGGGCGACGATATCGCGCGGAGCCAGCGATCCGCGGGGGTCCGCTTCCTTGACGAAGTCTTCGCCCTTGGCGTTGACCAGCACCGCGCCTTCGCCGCGCACCGCCTCCGAAACCAGAAACGACCGGGCCTCGGGGCCTGTGGCGGCGGGGTTGTAAAAGCAGGTCGGGTGGAACTGGATGAATTCCATGTTCGCGATGGTCGCACCCGCCCGCCATGCCATCGCGACACCGTCGCCGGTCGCCGAGTCGGGATTGGTGGTGTAGAGGTAGACCTTGCCGCAGCCACCGGTGGCGAGAATCACGCGGTCGGATCGGAAGACCTTCACGTCGCCACTTTCCCGCTCGAGCGCATAAGCGCCGAGGACGCGGTCCTCGGTGACTACGCCGAGCTTTGCGGTGGTGATCAGGTCGATAGCGAAGTGGTCCTCGAGCAGGGTCAGATTCGGCGTATTGCGGGCCTTTTCCACCAGCGATGTCGCGATTTCGCGGCCGGTCGTGTCGCGGGAATGCAGGATCCGGCGCTTCGAGTGGCCACCTTCCTTGGCCAGCTCGTAGCGGCCGGATTCACGGTCGAATTCGGTCCCGTAGCTGACGAGGTCGTCGATCGTTGCGGCACCCTC is part of the Haloferula helveola genome and encodes:
- the nadB gene encoding L-aspartate oxidase, which codes for MTSDFLVIGAGIAGLSFAIRAAAHGSVTVITKGKLLDSNTAWAQGGIASVLPESLREEGDSVELHVADTLDAGAGLCHEEVVREIVAEGAATIDDLVSYGTEFDRESGRYELAKEGGHSKRRILHSRDTTGREIATSLVEKARNTPNLTLLEDHFAIDLITTAKLGVVTEDRVLGAYALERESGDVKVFRSDRVILATGGCGKVYLYTTNPDSATGDGVAMAWRAGATIANMEFIQFHPTCFYNPAATGPEARSFLVSEAVRGEGAVLVNAKGEDFVKEADPRGSLAPRDIVARAIDREIKKTGAPCVFLDATHKPPGFFHEHFPFIHEKLLSFGLDAEKEPIPVVPAAHYQCGGVVTDVAGKSTIRGLYAIGEAACTGLHGANRLASNSLLEGNVMARRALDQILHHYDPGKHALDAPDIPDWSHGDTAPPDELVVIYHNWDELRRLMWDYVSIVRTDNRLRRAATRLRNLKKEVRDFYWGHRVNADILELRNLVAVASLVVDCAIRRRESRGLHYTLDYPGIDERFQKDTILRRF